A part of Drosophila ananassae strain 14024-0371.13 chromosome 2R, ASM1763931v2, whole genome shotgun sequence genomic DNA contains:
- the LOC6506782 gene encoding protein ECT2 isoform X4 — protein sequence MEYDMIVEHTTVPKDSESETSNRKSRFPSEMAKKVKDQVVMDVGEKLFKGSWLILGPPALKYAAEMKQTLGQNSRPIYNYAMRGVVTCFTGIRKKDELTKLVNLIHSMGGCIKKDLNTKTTHLICNHSGGEKYQYAKTFRLTVVRPAWVYAAWSDRNSLEFDATQENFTKTHRLKAFEGQKICFFGFPPEEHQHMVDVLLENGGVCAELEDPECSHVVVDEHTTVSKPEPKNNHTHILKSDWFWYTIQNGYANEMDYLFGDYLDSITNTPNTDRRDSLPISFNKRKRKRFSQRIQLEGTPLGSGKRRSSVSDAGLLSVSNSFFDCTTSPDKLEVDKLHHAEPEASDATPAKKSMRFNHFMDFFTTESNYVGILDTILNLFKNKLEELAETNDPLLNKSEIKTIFGNFLPIHEVHQSMLEHLRKLHANWREDCLIGDIIIQHRDELIKAYPPYVNFFEQMKEQLLYCDREYPRFHAFLKINQTKPECGRQSLQDLMIRPVQRLPSISLLLNDILKHTNGSNADHGRLEEALKAIKQVTLHINEDKRRTESRMAIFDIFNDIDGCPPHLVSSNRSFISKCEVNELSDSLSGRGDSLVVYLFSDSMELCKRRSRGFNTAKSPSTAKTHKHLKLISLNTIRLVIDISDSPRAFGLLQRGEKEKLYTFTISDEETDKHVYVKKLCNQIAAHTCRTDADKLLISRTSQELEVDISDVNVSTLSKAFKLAAKTRLKVGRAFSFNKTPNKLKRAVSTMMTSPFGSTNSLTPASQLAQMRLASCTNINEVDDEDCASMRSSSPSTQSEMLVVPPLSVQPTRKNKAVVGRI from the exons ATGGAATATGATATGATAGTAGAGCACACAACAGTTCCCAAAGACAGTGAAAGTGAGACAAGCAACAGGAAGTCAAGATTTCCAAGTGAAATGGCCAAGAAAGTGAAAGATCAAGTTGTAATGGATGTGGGGGAGAAACTCTTCAAAGGAAGTTGGCT CATTCTGGGACCGCCGGCTTTGAAGTACGCGGCCGAAATGAAACAGACCCTGGGCCAGAACTCTCGTCCCATTTACAATTATGCGATGCGCGGCGTGGTCACTTGCTTCACCGGCATACGCAAGAAGGATGAGCTG acaAAGCTGGTTAACCTTATACACTCGATGGGCGGCTGCATCAAGAAGGATCTGAACACAAAGACCACGCACTTGATTTGTAATCACAGTGGCGGCGAAAAGTATCA GTACGCCAAAACCTTTAGACTTACGGTGGTTCGTCCTGCCTGGGTGTATGCCGCCTGGTCGGATCGCAATTCTTTGGAGTTCGACGCCACGCAGGAGAACTTCACCAAGACGCACCGGCTGAAGGCCTTCGAGGGCCAAAAGATTTGCTTCTTTGGCTTCCCGCCCGAGGAGCACCAACACATGGTGGACGTGCTGCTGGAGAATGGTGGCGTTTGCGCCGAACTGGAGGATCCGGAGTGCTCGCATGTC GTGGTTGACGAGCACACGACTGTGTCGAAGCCGGAGCCCAAGAATAATCATACTCACATCCTGAAATCAGACTGGTTCTGGTATACCATCCAGAATGGCTATGCCAACGAGATGGACTATCTGTTCGGCGAC taCTTGGATAGCATCACGAATACCCCTAACACGGATCGTCGCGACTCCTTACCCATTAGCTTTAATAAACGGAAACGCAAGCGTTTCTCGCAACGCATCCAACTGGAGGGCACTCCTTTGGGGTCCGGCAAGCGACGCTCCTCCGTCTCGGATGCCGGTCTTCTATCCGTTTCCAATAGCTTCTTCGACTGCACCACCAGTCCGGACAAGCTGGAGGTGGACAAGTTGCACCACGCCGAGCCGGAGGCCAGTGATGCCACGCCCGCCAAGAAGTCGATGCGATTCAATCACTTTATGGACTTTTTCACCACCGAGTCCAACTATGTGGGCATTCTGGATACCATTCTGAAT CTCTTTAAAAACAAGCTGGAAGAACTGGCGGAGACCAATGATCCTTTGCTGAATAAATCGGAAATCAAAACCATCTTTGGCAACTTTCTGCCCATCCACGAGGTGCACCAAAGCATGCTGGAGCACCTGCGCAAGCTGCACGCCAACTGGCGGGAGGACTGTTTGATCGGCGACATCATCATCCAGCACAGGGACGAACTAATCAAGGCCTACCCCCCCTACGTCAACTTCTTCGAGCAGATGAAGGAGCAGCTGCTGTACTGCGACCGGGAGTATCCTCGCTTCCATGCCTTCCTGAAGATCAACCAGACTAAGCCGGAGTGTGGCCGTCAGAGCCTGCAGGATCTGATGATCAGGCCGGTCCAGCGACTACCCAGCATCAGTCTACTGCTGAACGACATCCTGAAGCACACGAATGGCAGCAATGCGGATCACGGTCGATTGGAGGAGGCGCTGAAGGCCATCAAGCAGGTGACGCTGCACATCAACGAGGACAAACGACGCACCGAGTCGCGCATGGCCATCTTCGATATATTCAACGATATCGATGGTTGTCCGCCACATTTAGTGAGCTCCAATCGCTCGTTCATCTCCAAGTGTGAGGTCAACGAGCTCTCCGACTCCCTAAGCGGTCGAGGTGACAGCCTCGTCGTGTACCTCTTCTCCGATTCCATGGAGCTGTGTAAGCGGCGATCACGCGGCTTCAACACCGCCAAGTCCCCGAGCACGGCCAAGACGCACAAGCACCTCAAGCTGATATCGTTGAACACAATACGGCTGGTGATCGACATCTCGGACAGCCCGCGAGCCTTTGGACTCCTCCAGCGTGGCGAAAAGGAGAAGCTCTACACGTTTACGATCAGCGACGAGGAGACGGATAAGCATGTCTATGTGAAGAAGCTCTGCAATCAGATTGCAGCTCACACCTGTCGTACAGATGCG GACAAGCTGTTGATTAGTCGAACCTCCCAGGAACTGGAGGTGGACATAAGCGATGTGAATGTCAGCACGCTGAGCAAGGCCTTTAAGCTGGCGGCCAAGACCCGACTAAAG GTGGGTCGCGCCTTCTCCTTCAACAAGACACCCAACAAGCTGAAAAGAGCCGTCTCCACCATGATGACCTCGCCCTTTGGCAGCACCAACTCGCTGACGCCTGCCTCCCAATTGGCCCAAATGCGTTTGGCCAGCTGCACAAATATTAAT GAAGTCGACGATGAGGACTGTGCCAGCATGAGGAGCAGTTCGCCCTCGACGCAATCCGAGATGCTGGTGGTGCCACCGCTCTCAGTGCAGCCCACCCGGAAAAACAAGGCCGTTGTGGGCCGAATTTAA